The DNA sequence GGGAGTGGTTATCTAAGCAACGGCAGGAGAACTTCGGAACGGAGTGATCGAAAAACGGTCCTGGTAGATCTTGGCTGCAGCTCGATGTACGAGGGAATGACGCCAAGCCAGTTCCTCATGATCCTTGCTGTAGCCCCCTCCGATCACACACCCGACCGGCACTCCCACATTCAGGCAACACTCCAGCACATACTGATCGCGAGCTTGGAGTCCCTCCCATGTCAGATTCAACTTCCCTAAGGGATCATCCTTGAAGGGATCTACTCCCGCATTATAAATCACTAAATCAGGCTCAGTACGCTCCAATAATTCGGGCAGGTTTGCTCTTAGAATACGCAGGTAGCTGTCATCATCCAAGTTCTCAGGAAGAGGTACATCCAGATCACTATGTTGTTTGCGGAATGGGAAATTGGACTGGCAATGCATCGAGAAAGTAAATACTGCCACTTCATCCTGATGAATGAAGGCGGTTCCATCTCCTTGGTGGACATCAAGGTCGACGATCAGGATCTGTTCAACCAAGCCTTCTTGGAGTAGTTTCCGAGCGGCAACAGATGCATCGTTAAAGATGCAGAAGCCCGAACCAAAATCTGGAAACGCATGGTGTGTTC is a window from the SAR324 cluster bacterium genome containing:
- a CDS encoding histone deacetylase; the protein is MSSALPLVYHPAYDVPEWNEEHRFPMSKFRRLYKILSEKKNFGPVEFYQPEVATVDQLKAAHTLDYIQQFLGNRLDKSAARRIGLPWTAGLARRTITAVGGTILTLRLALQHGLACNLGGGTHHAFPDFGSGFCIFNDASVAARKLLQEGLVEQILIVDLDVHQGDGTAFIHQDEVAVFTFSMHCQSNFPFRKQHSDLDVPLPENLDDDSYLRILRANLPELLERTEPDLVIYNAGVDPFKDDPLGKLNLTWEGLQARDQYVLECCLNVGVPVGCVIGGGYSKDHEELAWRHSLVHRAAAKIYQDRFSITPFRSSPAVA